The Algoriphagus sanaruensis genome window below encodes:
- a CDS encoding ROK family protein: MKPRYIGIDIGGSHISAARIGINQGGITVSDEVGVSVDTTLEADHILSSWTDLIKKLDPSADDFLGIAMPGPFDYQNGISLLEDQGKMKSLFGRSVRDGLSQRLSIPPKQILFTNDAEAFLLGEKMAGAGKHHQKILGLTLGTGLGSAFFLENRCTDAKLWTAPFREGIAEDYLGTAWFISEAEKQFDLKISGVKDLVSTGELTQEANHLFSEFGKTLGEFMVPYFREYGFDQVILGGKISLASPYFLPFTLQYLSYHGFHPDFKIAQLGEKAALIGACWPLIHTL; the protein is encoded by the coding sequence ATGAAGCCAAGGTATATTGGGATAGATATCGGCGGGTCTCATATTTCTGCGGCTAGAATTGGGATTAATCAAGGGGGAATAACTGTTTCCGATGAAGTCGGAGTTTCTGTAGATACCACTTTGGAGGCAGATCATATTTTGTCATCTTGGACCGATCTGATCAAAAAACTTGATCCAAGTGCTGATGATTTTTTGGGCATAGCTATGCCCGGTCCCTTTGATTATCAGAATGGAATTTCCCTACTAGAGGACCAAGGGAAAATGAAAAGCCTCTTTGGGCGCTCAGTTCGTGATGGACTTTCTCAACGCCTTTCCATTCCTCCCAAACAAATCCTATTCACGAATGATGCGGAAGCTTTCCTATTAGGTGAAAAAATGGCAGGAGCAGGTAAACATCATCAAAAAATTCTTGGATTAACCTTAGGTACAGGCTTGGGGTCGGCATTTTTTTTAGAAAACCGTTGTACCGATGCAAAGCTTTGGACTGCTCCATTTAGAGAAGGTATTGCAGAAGATTATCTAGGAACTGCTTGGTTCATTTCGGAAGCAGAAAAGCAATTTGATTTAAAAATTTCCGGGGTCAAGGACTTGGTTTCAACTGGTGAATTGACTCAAGAGGCAAACCATCTTTTCTCCGAATTTGGAAAAACTTTAGGGGAATTTATGGTTCCGTATTTTAGAGAATACGGATTCGATCAAGTCATTTTGGGAGGGAAAATTTCCCTAGCCTCCCCATATTTTCTTCCTTTTACACTTCAATACCTTTCCTATCACGGGTTTCATCCTGATTTTAAAATTGCCCAACTTGGCGAAAAAGCAGCTTTAATCGGTGCTTGTTGGCCACTGATACATACATTATGA
- a CDS encoding glycoside hydrolase family 18 protein gives MKYLSFLVLLVLFSCSPNTSEHNASIQKNKVIVGYVAGWKTINPKKIPAEKLTHLNYAFAHVDSMGLVAPMSPEHATRDSLNSLALQSLKQRNPNLKILVSIGGWTHSKGFSEAVSSPQGIQKLTQSGIEYLIKHRLDGLDFDWEYPGLPGDNNPYKKEDKENFVAMLKSFREALDSLGAIHQTHYLSTIASGGFRSYLEANDLTKAQEYLDLVNIMAYDFYTAGDQVTGHHANLFPNGAKGRSAQTTVDEHVEFGVPVEKIVLGIPFYGRMWKQVSPEDHGLFQSGKFEMGLPYHQIYALATTSKFQRFWDEKAAAPYLFSSSDSTWITYEDTVSIQAKAQFIREKNLAGAMFWELSEDNTGTLLEKLSKALLPLQ, from the coding sequence ATGAAATACCTTTCTTTTTTGGTGCTACTCGTCCTGTTTTCCTGTAGCCCAAATACTTCCGAGCATAATGCTTCAATTCAAAAAAATAAAGTGATCGTAGGATATGTTGCTGGATGGAAAACAATCAATCCCAAAAAAATCCCGGCAGAAAAGCTGACTCATCTCAACTATGCTTTTGCCCATGTGGATAGTATGGGCTTAGTGGCTCCCATGTCACCTGAACATGCCACGCGTGATAGCTTGAATTCTTTAGCACTACAATCCTTAAAGCAGCGTAATCCTAATTTAAAAATTCTGGTATCTATCGGAGGATGGACGCACTCCAAGGGGTTTTCTGAGGCTGTTTCTTCCCCTCAAGGAATTCAAAAACTTACTCAATCAGGCATCGAATACTTGATCAAGCATCGGTTAGATGGGTTGGATTTTGATTGGGAATATCCTGGGTTGCCCGGTGATAATAATCCCTACAAAAAGGAGGATAAGGAAAACTTTGTTGCCATGTTAAAAAGCTTCCGAGAAGCACTTGATTCTTTAGGAGCAATTCATCAAACTCATTACCTAAGCACCATTGCTTCAGGTGGATTTAGGTCCTATTTGGAGGCTAATGATTTGACAAAGGCCCAAGAATACTTGGATTTGGTCAATATTATGGCGTATGATTTTTATACTGCAGGAGATCAGGTTACTGGGCATCACGCTAATTTGTTTCCTAATGGAGCAAAAGGTAGATCTGCTCAAACAACTGTGGATGAACATGTCGAATTTGGAGTGCCTGTGGAAAAAATCGTTCTAGGGATTCCCTTTTACGGAAGAATGTGGAAGCAAGTATCACCCGAAGACCATGGACTCTTTCAATCTGGGAAATTTGAAATGGGTTTGCCCTATCACCAGATTTATGCCTTGGCGACTACAAGCAAATTCCAGCGATTTTGGGATGAAAAAGCAGCTGCTCCGTATCTTTTTTCCAGTTCGGACTCTACTTGGATTACCTATGAAGATACCGTTTCGATTCAAGCTAAAGCTCAGTTTATCAGAGAAAAGAACTTAGCAGGTGCCATGTTTTGGGAACTTTCTGAAGATAACACGGGAACCTTACTAGAGAAACTTTCTAAAGCCTTGCTGCCTCTCCAATGA
- a CDS encoding SusD/RagB family nutrient-binding outer membrane lipoprotein, which produces MRILNKMTGLMLASLLFATSCSEQDLLDLNINQNAVENIDMQYLFSLGTLRIGGEYENTRANMLYAATMIQHTASTAGYFSGDKYFYSAQYSGAYMERHFTDVIRLFSEVIRKTKDDPNEANVNAAATVLRVFDLLRMTDMYGDIPYTQAGYGLESEDNWFPKYEAQKDVYYAMIEDLKAARDKFSSSARSLGAQDFIYGGNIDKWKKFTNSLLMRMAMRMSNVDAAKAREVFTEANNSGAFSSNDDIAFIKYAPGPQGVNRNGLNDGYWNTYKYSRDCKVSKTFLDWMTANNDPRKMIVTGGVGNPDAPATWITDPALQIGMPNGYNSTNIRDVVAPGTLDGFSVVQQNFSMLNLKYLDWEDPYYLQSYAEVELMRAEAALKGWISTNAETHFNNGVTAAINAWTYFDGSFAVSADAIQAYIAGRGFGAASESDKYRLIGEEYWAATYLNDIESWSNWRRTGYPALTPTQDPNAFEGNFIPRRLRYWESEIGSNPQNYADAVARMGGDLFATKVWWDGGN; this is translated from the coding sequence ATGAGAATTTTAAATAAAATGACCGGTCTGATGTTGGCATCTCTGCTTTTTGCTACCTCTTGTAGTGAGCAGGATTTATTGGACCTGAATATCAATCAAAATGCAGTCGAAAACATCGACATGCAATACCTCTTTTCTTTGGGGACACTTCGAATAGGAGGTGAATATGAAAATACCCGTGCAAATATGCTGTATGCGGCAACAATGATTCAGCATACCGCTTCCACAGCAGGCTATTTCTCCGGAGATAAATATTTCTACTCAGCTCAGTATTCTGGAGCTTACATGGAGCGCCATTTCACGGATGTGATTCGTTTGTTCTCAGAGGTTATTCGAAAAACCAAGGATGATCCTAATGAGGCAAATGTGAATGCTGCCGCGACAGTTCTTCGTGTGTTTGATCTATTGAGAATGACTGATATGTACGGAGATATTCCTTACACTCAGGCTGGTTACGGATTGGAAAGCGAGGATAATTGGTTCCCTAAATATGAAGCTCAAAAGGATGTTTACTATGCAATGATCGAAGATCTGAAGGCTGCAAGAGATAAATTCTCTTCTTCTGCCAGATCTTTGGGAGCGCAGGACTTCATCTATGGTGGTAATATTGATAAGTGGAAGAAGTTTACCAATTCTCTTCTTATGAGAATGGCTATGAGAATGAGTAATGTGGATGCTGCTAAAGCCCGAGAAGTATTTACCGAGGCAAATAACAGTGGAGCATTCTCTTCCAATGACGATATCGCATTTATCAAGTATGCTCCAGGTCCTCAAGGTGTAAACCGAAACGGTCTGAATGACGGATACTGGAATACCTATAAGTATTCTAGAGACTGCAAAGTCTCCAAGACTTTCTTGGATTGGATGACTGCTAATAATGACCCTAGAAAAATGATTGTTACAGGTGGGGTAGGAAATCCTGATGCTCCGGCTACTTGGATTACGGATCCTGCTTTGCAAATTGGTATGCCTAATGGGTACAATTCTACCAATATCCGAGACGTAGTAGCTCCTGGAACATTAGATGGTTTCTCTGTCGTTCAGCAAAACTTCTCAATGCTTAATCTAAAGTATTTGGATTGGGAAGATCCTTACTATCTACAGTCTTATGCTGAAGTAGAATTGATGAGAGCAGAAGCAGCACTTAAAGGCTGGATTTCTACCAATGCAGAAACTCACTTCAATAATGGTGTGACTGCAGCCATCAATGCTTGGACTTATTTCGATGGATCTTTCGCGGTTTCTGCTGATGCAATCCAAGCTTATATCGCTGGAAGAGGATTTGGTGCAGCTTCAGAGTCTGATAAATACCGATTGATCGGGGAAGAATATTGGGCAGCTACCTACTTGAATGATATTGAGTCTTGGTCTAACTGGAGAAGAACAGGGTATCCTGCACTTACTCCAACACAAGATCCGAATGCGTTTGAAGGAAACTTTATCCCTCGAAGATTAAGATATTGGGAGTCTGAGATCGGTTCTAACCCGCAAAACTATGCAGACGCTGTAGCCCGAATGGGTGGCGACTTGTTTGCAACAAAAGTTTGGTGGGACGGAGGTAATTAA